Proteins encoded by one window of Pseudomonas sp. LS44:
- the leuC gene encoding 3-isopropylmalate dehydratase large subunit has protein sequence MAGKTLYDKLWDMHEVKRRDDGSSLIYIDRHILHEVTSPQAFEGLRLAGRKPWRIDANIATPDHNVPTTRAERQGGLEAIADEVSRIQVQTLDENCDDFGILEFKMNDVRQGIVHVVGPEQGATLPGMTVVCGDSHTSTHGAFGALAHGIGTSEVEHVLATQCLVAKKMKNMQVRVEGQLPQGVTAKDIVLAIIGKIGTAGGNGHALEFAGSAIRDLSIEGRMTICNMSIEAGARVGLVATDEKTIAYVQGRPFAPQGADWDKAVAAWADLVSDADAHFDTVVELKAEDIKPQVSWGTSPEMVLAVDQRVPDPAAEADPVKRDSIVRALKYMGLNANQAITDIQLDRVFIGSCTNSRIEDLRAAAAVAKGRKVATTIKQALVVPGSGLVKAQAEKEGLDKIFIEAGFEWREPGCSMCLAMNPDKLGNGEHCASTSNRNFEGRQGAGGRTHLVSPAMAAAAAVTGRFIDVRELTQA, from the coding sequence ATGGCCGGCAAAACGTTGTACGACAAGCTCTGGGACATGCATGAGGTCAAGCGCCGGGACGACGGTTCGTCGCTGATCTATATCGATCGGCACATTCTCCACGAAGTGACTTCGCCGCAAGCCTTTGAGGGCTTGCGCTTGGCCGGCCGCAAGCCGTGGCGTATCGACGCCAACATCGCGACCCCAGATCACAACGTGCCAACCACCCGCGCTGAACGTCAGGGCGGCCTTGAGGCGATTGCCGACGAAGTGTCGCGTATTCAGGTCCAGACCCTGGACGAGAACTGCGACGATTTCGGCATCCTCGAATTCAAGATGAACGACGTGCGCCAGGGCATCGTCCACGTGGTCGGCCCGGAGCAGGGCGCCACTCTGCCGGGCATGACCGTGGTCTGCGGCGACTCGCATACCTCGACCCACGGCGCCTTCGGCGCGCTGGCCCACGGCATCGGCACTTCCGAGGTCGAGCACGTGCTGGCCACCCAGTGCCTGGTGGCCAAGAAGATGAAGAACATGCAAGTGCGCGTCGAGGGCCAGTTGCCCCAGGGCGTCACCGCCAAGGACATCGTCCTCGCCATCATCGGAAAGATCGGCACCGCCGGCGGTAACGGCCATGCCTTGGAGTTCGCCGGCAGCGCAATCCGCGACTTGTCGATCGAAGGCCGGATGACCATCTGCAACATGTCCATCGAGGCCGGGGCGCGGGTCGGTCTGGTCGCTACCGATGAGAAGACCATCGCCTACGTACAGGGCCGTCCGTTCGCTCCACAAGGCGCGGATTGGGACAAGGCGGTCGCCGCCTGGGCTGACCTGGTGTCCGATGCCGATGCGCATTTCGATACCGTGGTCGAGCTGAAGGCCGAAGACATCAAGCCGCAGGTCAGCTGGGGCACCTCGCCGGAAATGGTCCTGGCCGTCGACCAGCGCGTGCCGGATCCGGCTGCCGAGGCCGATCCGGTCAAGCGCGACTCGATCGTCCGTGCCCTCAAGTACATGGGTTTGAACGCCAATCAGGCGATCACCGATATCCAGCTGGATCGCGTGTTCATCGGCTCCTGCACCAACTCGCGCATCGAGGATCTGCGCGCTGCGGCCGCCGTCGCCAAGGGCCGCAAGGTCGCCACGACCATCAAGCAGGCGCTGGTGGTGCCGGGCTCCGGTCTGGTCAAGGCGCAGGCCGAGAAAGAGGGTCTGGATAAGATCTTTATCGAAGCCGGTTTCGAGTGGCGTGAGCCGGGGTGCTCCATGTGCCTGGCGATGAATCCGGACAAACTCGGCAACGGCGAGCATTGCGCCTCGACGTCGAACCGCAACTTCGAAGGCCGCCAAGGCGCGGGTGGGCGTACCCACCTGGTCAGTCCGGCAATGGCCGCCGCCGCCGCGGTGACCGGCCGTTTCATCGATGTGCGTGAACTGACCCAGGCCTGA